The following are encoded in a window of Candidatus Poribacteria bacterium genomic DNA:
- a CDS encoding trypsin-like peptidase domain-containing protein yields MRQNGKFLFVFLILSFFISCAQAPQQLVSEKPAAPTVDLTSEKIRDSIVLIESENASGTGFFVAPDKIATNIHVVAHPGPVSVKSPGKEQNWAIEGVVGFDAKNSLVFLKVISEGTPLPLADSDAVQGGETVSIVGYPNGTYKVTKANILYKIRNSNEWLPMRATTAQESSGGPVLNSEKRVIGVTVRYGNDSYGYAIPSNTIKGLLAQSMPVEPLEAWQQRRPVRAEAHYTFGERKFAVKDYAGAILDFDKAIELNPTYVRAYYERGKVQSHLGDIESARGDVEKAQRLYHQGITNFDKYLQLKNNLEEANGQTADSKVTKTGESIVLVMGWAGTLNSFFGGSGFFVDEDKIATNIHNVARSVSVFAKLSDKKTICVIEGVTAYDVKNDLVVVKIAGEGTPLPLADSDTVQIGERVTAMGYPNIKYKVTQGTIQSIRNTDKWLRMKVDTAGGSSGGPALNRSGHVIGIHAWRGERYGYAIPSNVLKVLLAEAQPTEPLAEWRKRDPIRAYAYHVQGKVKYDAGHYQEAIAAFDKAVQLNPETLYTYYKRGEAKAALGEHEAAITDFDKAIQLNPECAAEASDARKRAVKALKEKEAAKKARNPRNLPDYIARAKQRFSLGEFQAARGNAEKAQELLATAVEDWTHVIKSAPGDAEAYWGRGLAKLALGDAEGAITDFDRVVEINPESAEAFYSRGRAKQTLGQKEAAQADFQKAKELDPDVGQ; encoded by the coding sequence ATGAGACAAAACGGCAAATTTTTATTCGTTTTTTTAATATTAAGTTTTTTCATCTCTTGTGCACAGGCACCGCAGCAGCTGGTTTCCGAGAAACCCGCCGCGCCGACTGTGGACTTAACGTCCGAAAAAATCAGAGATTCTATTGTATTGATTGAGAGTGAAAACGCATCCGGTACGGGTTTCTTCGTTGCACCAGATAAGATTGCGACGAACATTCATGTCGTCGCCCACCCTGGTCCTGTTTCTGTAAAATCTCCGGGCAAAGAGCAAAATTGGGCGATAGAAGGTGTTGTTGGATTTGATGCCAAAAATAGTCTCGTCTTCCTAAAAGTTATCAGTGAAGGCACGCCGCTGCCCTTAGCGGATAGTGATGCGGTTCAAGGCGGTGAAACTGTCTCTATCGTCGGGTATCCCAACGGCACATACAAAGTCACAAAAGCAAATATACTATATAAGATTCGGAATAGCAATGAGTGGCTTCCAATGAGAGCCACCACTGCTCAAGAAAGCAGTGGTGGTCCGGTGCTAAACTCGGAGAAACGCGTTATCGGTGTTACCGTCCGATACGGCAACGACTCCTACGGTTATGCGATTCCTTCAAATACGATCAAGGGGCTGCTTGCCCAGTCTATGCCTGTGGAGCCTTTAGAAGCGTGGCAGCAGCGGAGACCTGTCCGTGCCGAGGCACACTACACTTTCGGTGAACGGAAATTCGCTGTCAAAGATTATGCCGGTGCGATCCTTGACTTTGATAAAGCGATTGAACTCAACCCTACGTATGTCCGTGCCTACTACGAGCGCGGAAAAGTTCAAAGTCACCTCGGAGACATCGAATCCGCGCGGGGTGATGTAGAGAAAGCCCAGCGGTTGTATCACCAAGGCATCACTAACTTTGATAAATACCTCCAACTGAAGAACAATCTAGAGGAGGCTAATGGTCAGACAGCGGACTCGAAAGTCACAAAAACTGGAGAGTCTATAGTGCTCGTAATGGGTTGGGCTGGCACCTTAAACAGCTTCTTCGGTGGTAGCGGTTTCTTTGTGGACGAAGACAAGATTGCAACGAATATCCACAATGTTGCCCGGTCCGTATCTGTTTTTGCCAAACTCAGTGACAAAAAGACAATCTGTGTAATTGAGGGTGTCACGGCGTATGATGTGAAAAACGATCTCGTCGTCGTAAAAATCGCAGGTGAAGGCACGCCGCTGCCCTTAGCGGATAGCGATACGGTTCAAATCGGTGAACGAGTCACTGCTATGGGATACCCTAACATAAAATACAAAGTCACGCAAGGAACGATACAGAGTATTCGGAATACCGATAAATGGCTCCGCATGAAAGTGGATACTGCTGGCGGTAGCAGCGGGGGGCCTGCGCTAAATAGGAGTGGACATGTCATAGGAATTCATGCTTGGCGCGGTGAGCGTTACGGTTACGCTATCCCCTCAAATGTGCTGAAGGTGTTACTCGCTGAGGCGCAACCAACGGAGCCTTTGGCAGAGTGGCGAAAGCGAGACCCTATCCGTGCTTATGCCTACCACGTTCAGGGAAAAGTTAAATACGATGCGGGGCACTATCAGGAGGCGATAGCTGCTTTTGATAAAGCCGTTCAGTTAAATCCTGAGACTCTCTATACCTACTACAAACGCGGGGAAGCAAAGGCTGCCTTGGGTGAACACGAAGCGGCAATAACCGATTTTGATAAGGCAATCCAACTTAACCCAGAATGTGCTGCTGAGGCCTCCGACGCGCGTAAGCGTGCGGTAAAAGCTCTTAAGGAAAAAGAAGCCGCAAAAAAAGCACGCAATCCGCGGAATCTCCCTGATTATATCGCTCGTGCGAAGCAGCGGTTCAGTCTTGGCGAATTCCAAGCCGCTCGGGGGAATGCGGAGAAGGCACAAGAACTCTTGGCAACAGCAGTTGAGGACTGGACACACGTCATTAAGTCCGCTCCGGGGGATGCCGAAGCCTATTGGGGTCGGGGCCTCGCAAAAC